A window from Patescibacteria group bacterium encodes these proteins:
- a CDS encoding PKD domain-containing protein, with protein sequence MENQNLADFDEIAPLHEEAPAPSKELVKKVPARKPINTKRITFGCLFIFLLVFLILLLAMAFGLSADESTITSLGLNPTSLKNWSIGMVNFLFGAIALISLIVLILGISRRLLASPDNIVGKSRATKRSLLSLIIFIIVVTLWSVVYGYFSQFEIREPDLPVEIVTNPVDTLNLTSPLQIEFSAERITSKFAKNYNIVSYEWDKEGDGNVDATGTKNKIYFQDRGENNGLYEVKLVVKLQPKSGGPIETREYQREISIGKQEIYGEIAADKSSGDVPLTVELDANDIKDPDGAEIINFSWDLNGDNRPDREAATYGTAEWTFDKIGDHVVSLTVTSADFNDSGTHETKTFKKIISVREPINTVDADIWIESTPQSGYAPLTVTLFANYQKASLQNSRIEKYEWQIGDGLAKLLGQRTKYTFEKPGNYPVSLIATLANGQISTVTSEIIVNDASFAPKAIITTTPAASGAKKIVTGPAPFTVEFDGMSSTDSDGNIVKYEWDFDGDGLWDEEGSLVKHEFIDSQKYETTLRITDADGNESRAKIPVNVEEESAIINFGTNQLSGPAPLTVNFDASGSRVPRGKKTISYEWNFDSKNSKSESFIYDRAQTSHVFGIVGEYVVSLTLHTDDGNKYSDTLKIVASNASLIAEFTLSRSVGPAPLAISFDSSSSSGNFNKIEWDFGDGTTSTNDKPSHIFEKAGKYEVILRIYDPFNNVSQTSKIVTAN encoded by the coding sequence ATGGAAAACCAAAATCTTGCCGACTTCGATGAAATCGCGCCGCTGCACGAGGAAGCTCCTGCTCCGAGCAAAGAACTCGTAAAAAAAGTTCCCGCGCGTAAGCCGATAAATACCAAAAGAATAACTTTTGGCTGCCTCTTTATATTTTTATTGGTATTTTTGATTCTGCTGCTAGCGATGGCTTTTGGTCTCAGCGCCGACGAAAGCACGATTACGAGTCTCGGTCTCAATCCGACCAGTCTCAAAAATTGGTCGATTGGCATGGTAAATTTTTTGTTTGGCGCAATCGCTCTCATCAGCTTAATTGTTTTGATCCTTGGAATTTCACGCCGATTGCTGGCAAGTCCGGATAATATTGTCGGAAAATCACGCGCGACCAAACGCTCGCTTTTGAGTCTGATTATTTTCATCATTGTCGTGACGCTGTGGTCTGTGGTTTATGGTTACTTCAGCCAATTCGAAATCCGAGAACCAGATTTACCAGTGGAAATCGTGACCAATCCAGTCGACACACTGAATCTCACTTCGCCACTGCAGATTGAATTTTCGGCGGAAAGAATCACATCTAAGTTTGCCAAAAATTACAACATCGTTAGTTACGAATGGGACAAAGAAGGTGACGGCAATGTCGATGCAACCGGCACGAAGAACAAAATTTATTTTCAAGATCGCGGCGAAAATAATGGTCTTTATGAAGTCAAATTGGTCGTCAAATTACAACCCAAAAGCGGCGGTCCGATTGAGACGCGCGAATACCAACGCGAAATTTCGATTGGCAAACAAGAGATTTACGGAGAAATCGCAGCTGACAAATCGTCAGGCGATGTACCGCTGACCGTTGAACTTGACGCCAATGACATCAAGGATCCGGACGGTGCCGAGATTATTAATTTCAGTTGGGATTTGAATGGCGACAACCGTCCCGACCGCGAAGCCGCGACATACGGCACAGCCGAATGGACTTTTGACAAGATTGGTGATCATGTCGTCAGCCTCACGGTGACATCAGCCGATTTCAACGACAGTGGCACACATGAAACCAAGACTTTCAAAAAAATCATCAGCGTGCGTGAGCCGATCAATACAGTCGATGCGGACATTTGGATTGAGTCCACTCCCCAAAGTGGCTATGCTCCACTCACAGTCACGCTCTTCGCCAATTACCAAAAGGCAAGTCTGCAAAATTCGCGAATCGAAAAATACGAGTGGCAAATCGGCGATGGACTCGCAAAATTACTGGGACAACGCACAAAATATACTTTTGAAAAACCCGGAAATTATCCTGTCTCGCTTATCGCGACCTTGGCCAACGGCCAAATAAGTACTGTCACCAGCGAAATTATTGTAAACGATGCAAGCTTCGCTCCAAAAGCTATCATCACTACGACACCTGCAGCAAGTGGCGCAAAAAAAATAGTCACCGGACCAGCGCCCTTCACAGTTGAATTCGACGGAATGAGTTCGACTGATTCCGATGGAAACATCGTAAAATACGAATGGGATTTTGACGGCGACGGCCTCTGGGATGAAGAAGGCAGTCTCGTCAAACATGAATTTATTGATTCACAAAAATACGAAACCACCCTTCGCATCACTGACGCCGACGGCAACGAATCACGCGCAAAAATCCCAGTCAATGTAGAAGAAGAAAGCGCTATTATCAACTTCGGCACAAATCAGCTCTCTGGTCCAGCTCCACTCACAGTCAATTTTGATGCTTCCGGCTCGCGCGTTCCCCGCGGCAAAAAAACTATTTCTTATGAATGGAACTTCGACTCGAAAAATAGTAAAAGCGAGAGTTTTATTTATGACCGCGCCCAAACCTCGCATGTTTTTGGAATTGTCGGAGAATATGTTGTGAGCCTTACACTTCACACTGACGATGGGAATAAGTATTCTGACACTTTAAAAATAGTGGCTTCAAACGCTTCGCTTATTGCAGAGTTCACACTCTCTCGTTCTGTCGGACCAGCGCCACTCGCAATTTCATTCGACTCCAGTTCGTCGAGCGGTAATTTCAATAAAATTGAGTGGGATTTCGGCGATGGCACAACAAGCACAAACGACAAACCAAGTCATATTTTCGAGAAAGCCGGAAAATACGAAGTCATCTTGCGCATCTACGATCCCTTCAATAATGTTTCCCAGACGAGCAAAATCGTCACCGCCAATTAA
- a CDS encoding NAD(P)-dependent oxidoreductase, giving the protein MQPKIYFFEVEKIDTKLVRRKYPQAQIFTEPFGKKILAKCRDAEVLCGMVHSDFSAANLKALPNLKLVVTRTAGYDHLDLKYLAAHKIPAAFVPDYGSHAIAEHVFALLLSSCRNVLEGEERTAHDNFSWEGLRGMALKNKTLGVIGTGRIGAQVCRIGSDGFLMRVLGFDKFKNPELKKLKNFRYTSLNFLLKNSDIISLHLPLFPATEHFIDAKTIAQMKTGVVLINTARGKLIDTPALVKAIKKGKFCRVALDVVEHEDNLREDRELLHLPRVIITPHVAFYTDQTTDKMYAEGFRSIDEFLKHKKLTHQIVGH; this is encoded by the coding sequence TTGCAGCCTAAAATTTATTTCTTTGAGGTCGAGAAAATCGACACCAAATTGGTTCGCCGGAAATATCCGCAAGCGCAGATTTTCACTGAGCCTTTTGGAAAGAAAATTCTGGCGAAATGCCGCGACGCGGAAGTTTTGTGCGGCATGGTGCATTCCGATTTTTCGGCGGCGAATTTAAAGGCACTGCCCAATTTGAAATTGGTCGTCACACGCACCGCGGGCTACGACCACCTCGATCTGAAATATCTCGCCGCGCACAAAATTCCGGCGGCCTTCGTGCCGGACTACGGCTCACATGCCATCGCCGAACATGTTTTCGCGCTGCTGCTCTCGAGCTGCCGCAATGTCCTCGAGGGCGAGGAGCGCACCGCGCACGATAATTTTTCGTGGGAAGGTCTGCGCGGCATGGCACTGAAGAATAAAACTCTCGGCGTAATCGGAACCGGACGCATCGGCGCGCAAGTGTGTCGAATTGGAAGCGACGGATTTCTGATGCGAGTCCTCGGCTTCGACAAATTCAAAAATCCCGAACTCAAAAAACTCAAAAACTTTCGCTACACCTCGCTCAACTTTTTGTTAAAAAATTCCGACATCATCTCACTCCACCTGCCACTCTTTCCTGCGACCGAGCACTTCATCGACGCGAAAACAATCGCCCAAATGAAAACCGGCGTCGTGCTGATCAATACCGCGCGTGGCAAACTCATCGACACGCCAGCGCTGGTGAAAGCGATTAAAAAAGGGAAATTCTGCCGCGTCGCTCTCGATGTCGTCGAGCACGAAGACAACCTGCGCGAAGATCGCGAGCTCCTCCATCTGCCGCGCGTCATCATCACACCGCATGTCGCTTTTTACACCGACCAGACGACGGACAAAATGTACGCCGAGGGTTTCCGTTCAATCGACGAATTTTTGAAACACAAAAAACTCACGCACCAGATTGTAGGACACTAG
- a CDS encoding AEC family transporter has product MPILFTLGTLALVIFLGWFARHLKILSSAHTRGMSSYIYYFALPALFFEQITRTDLTTIDSKIIIGSIAPILALVALLLLLHLVKILSKENFVLLALAIVFGSNAFFGITFFQAFAGAAGLKFAVISSSVLGPVGIALTIYLFEYATAHGKAWCFCGKILRNPLIISILAGVVFSILKIPFTPVLDAAAMLGQTAGPLAIFALGAFIFENFSVTEFKKSLPFSLFRLLALPAATFLLLNFWLKPTGQLQEFLLLQSGIPAAISLSVFAERYNFRVATISNFVVGTSLGSFVIIGIAYFLVN; this is encoded by the coding sequence ATGCCAATCCTCTTCACGCTCGGCACGCTCGCGCTCGTCATTTTTCTGGGCTGGTTTGCTCGCCATTTGAAAATTCTTTCCAGCGCGCACACTCGCGGGATGAGTTCGTACATTTATTATTTCGCGCTCCCCGCGCTTTTTTTCGAGCAAATTACGCGTACTGATCTCACGACGATTGATTCGAAGATTATCATCGGCTCAATCGCGCCAATCTTGGCACTCGTCGCATTGCTGCTGCTTTTGCATCTCGTGAAAATTCTTTCGAAGGAAAATTTTGTGTTGCTTGCGCTCGCGATTGTTTTTGGCTCGAATGCTTTTTTTGGCATCACCTTTTTCCAGGCTTTCGCTGGAGCTGCCGGATTGAAATTCGCGGTCATTTCCTCGTCGGTGCTCGGTCCGGTCGGCATCGCACTTACGATTTATCTTTTCGAATACGCGACGGCGCACGGCAAGGCTTGGTGTTTTTGCGGCAAAATTCTGCGCAATCCGCTTATCATCTCGATTCTCGCCGGTGTGGTTTTTTCCATTTTAAAAATTCCGTTCACGCCAGTTCTCGATGCGGCGGCGATGCTCGGTCAGACTGCCGGACCGCTCGCGATTTTCGCGCTTGGCGCATTCATCTTCGAGAATTTCTCGGTCACGGAATTCAAAAAATCTCTGCCCTTCTCGCTTTTTCGCTTGCTCGCGCTCCCCGCTGCCACTTTCTTACTTTTGAATTTTTGGCTCAAGCCGACCGGACAGTTGCAAGAATTTTTACTTTTGCAGTCGGGCATTCCGGCGGCGATTTCGCTCTCGGTTTTCGCAGAACGCTACAATTTTCGAGTTGCGACGATTTCGAATTTCGTCGTCGGGACCTCACTCGGCAGCTTCGTGATTATCGGAATCGCGTATTTCCTCGTCAATTGA
- the fba gene encoding class II fructose-1,6-bisphosphate aldolase, which translates to MLTTSTQIFQKALAEKFAIGAFNVNNLEIIQGIMEGCRAKKSPIILQVSAGARKYAGAIFLRKLMEGAADIYSEIPIVFHLDHGEDFEICKECIDHGFTSVMIDGSKFEFAENIALTKKVVDYAHAKGVVVEGELGKLEGMEDDVIVARGEGKYTDPAQAAEFVAKTGVDSLAVAIGTSHGAYKFPLGVEPKLDFERCRKIAEAVKIPLVLHGASSVLQNFVTEINSFGGKVENSQGVPEAAITEATQCGVAKVNIDTDIRLGMTAAVRKNLAEFPENFDVRKFLGAARDAVQQMVEHKIDILGSAGKI; encoded by the coding sequence ATGCTTACTACTTCCACTCAAATTTTCCAAAAAGCACTCGCCGAGAAATTTGCCATCGGCGCGTTCAATGTGAACAATCTCGAAATCATCCAGGGAATCATGGAAGGTTGCCGCGCGAAGAAATCGCCTATAATTTTGCAGGTTTCAGCTGGCGCGCGGAAATATGCCGGCGCGATTTTCTTGCGGAAATTGATGGAAGGCGCGGCGGATATTTATTCGGAAATCCCAATCGTCTTTCACCTCGATCACGGCGAGGATTTCGAAATCTGCAAAGAATGTATCGACCACGGTTTCACCAGCGTGATGATCGACGGCTCGAAATTTGAGTTCGCCGAAAACATTGCCCTGACGAAAAAAGTCGTGGATTACGCGCATGCGAAAGGCGTCGTCGTCGAAGGCGAGCTCGGAAAATTGGAAGGGATGGAAGACGATGTCATCGTCGCGAGAGGCGAGGGAAAATACACTGATCCAGCGCAAGCCGCAGAATTCGTCGCGAAAACCGGCGTCGATTCACTCGCCGTCGCGATTGGGACGAGTCACGGCGCGTACAAATTCCCGCTCGGTGTCGAGCCGAAGTTGGATTTCGAGCGCTGCCGCAAAATCGCGGAAGCTGTCAAAATTCCGCTCGTACTGCACGGCGCCAGCTCGGTGCTGCAAAATTTTGTCACGGAAATTAATTCCTTCGGCGGCAAAGTCGAAAATTCGCAGGGCGTGCCGGAAGCAGCCATCACCGAAGCTACGCAGTGCGGGGTCGCCAAAGTAAATATCGACACCGACATCCGCCTCGGCATGACCGCTGCCGTGCGTAAAAATTTGGCTGAATTTCCAGAGAATTTCGATGTACGCAAATTCCTCGGCGCAGCGCGAGATGCAGTGCAGCAAATGGTCGAGCACAAAATTGACATCCTCGGCTCAGCGGGAAAAATTTAG
- a CDS encoding putative glycoside hydrolase: MQEIINESSSDARMRLSSTIFNFVILFLVLTTTFVSGNIFTIALENRQTEYILFTAPSEIYNSTYLAFEGDVERDIERFVLDSAPEIELSPDPAARYEAKQKIERNEAKQKIGVYIHINNITNKNFLKNEIRELQKIENSTVIFDVKGSFVYFDSNSEIAKKYGLKKPLYDLPTIVTQLESAGIYTIARVIGVKDPEFAFKNPQVWLKNPWTNTPVPEWVDPANAEVLEYNRQVISEIVAAGVDEINLDFVRYPDKFTSAWLGISGQEKTKNILNFVKMAREAIDAQKMNAVLSIDTFAVLPWDDGATEAALGQDIRELGELADIIAPMLYPATFSRDNPNYSLKGESFEYSTVYLTLRKYREALGENADKLRPWIQGYYNSEKEIADQIKGVFAAGVCGFMVWDIQNDYTEVYKILGTIERPENCRD, encoded by the coding sequence ATGCAAGAAATTATAAACGAATCGAGTTCTGACGCGAGAATGAGGCTCTCATCTACGATTTTTAATTTTGTGATTTTATTTTTGGTGCTTACGACTACTTTCGTGAGCGGTAATATTTTTACGATAGCACTCGAAAATAGGCAGACTGAATACATTCTTTTCACAGCGCCTTCTGAAATCTACAATAGTACTTATTTGGCCTTCGAGGGTGATGTCGAGCGCGATATTGAACGATTTGTATTGGACTCAGCTCCTGAAATTGAACTATCGCCTGATCCAGCTGCGCGGTATGAAGCAAAGCAAAAAATTGAACGAAACGAAGCAAAGCAAAAAATTGGTGTTTATATCCACATAAACAACATTACGAATAAAAATTTTTTAAAGAACGAAATCAGAGAATTACAAAAAATCGAAAATTCGACAGTCATTTTCGATGTAAAGGGCAGCTTCGTTTATTTCGATTCCAATTCAGAAATTGCCAAAAAATACGGTTTGAAAAAGCCGCTCTATGATTTGCCGACCATCGTCACCCAGCTGGAATCAGCTGGGATTTACACCATTGCGCGCGTGATTGGCGTCAAAGATCCAGAGTTCGCTTTCAAAAATCCGCAGGTCTGGCTGAAAAATCCCTGGACGAATACGCCGGTGCCAGAGTGGGTCGATCCTGCGAATGCCGAAGTTTTGGAATACAACCGGCAGGTCATCTCTGAGATTGTCGCGGCGGGAGTCGATGAAATCAATCTCGATTTTGTGCGCTATCCCGACAAATTCACGAGCGCGTGGCTCGGAATTTCGGGACAGGAAAAAACAAAAAACATTTTAAATTTTGTGAAAATGGCGCGCGAGGCGATTGACGCACAAAAAATGAATGCCGTTTTGAGCATCGATACTTTCGCGGTGCTACCCTGGGATGATGGTGCGACTGAGGCCGCCCTCGGTCAGGATATTCGTGAGCTTGGCGAGCTGGCTGACATCATCGCCCCGATGCTTTACCCAGCGACTTTTTCCCGCGACAATCCGAATTATTCCCTGAAAGGAGAAAGCTTCGAATACTCGACGGTTTATCTCACGCTGCGAAAATACCGAGAGGCTCTCGGTGAAAATGCCGATAAATTACGACCATGGATTCAGGGTTATTACAATTCCGAGAAAGAAATCGCCGATCAGATCAAAGGTGTTTTCGCCGCGGGAGTTTGTGGCTTCATGGTCTGGGATATCCAAAACGACTACACCGAAGTCTACAAAATTCTCGGCACAATCGAGCGACCGGAGAATTGCCGCGACTAA
- a CDS encoding mechanosensitive ion channel family protein, whose translation MNALTSLQSWIGSLEPYIKILNKFLIFKIPALQWILALGAFAVLLLLFRFFRRHIVNNLKKLGKKTQSNLYITLVEFLDSIPTHFYQVVAAFVAFYPLVIKLENQSVGRIFRTIFLIIVMYRGLLFLQKFLGYMIEKTLMKNEENETALHGIKIILNIALWSIGVLVILQNLGFEVSTLVASLGVGGIAVAFALQNVLGDLFSSFAIYFDKPFQIGDHIVLGTDSGTVKKIGLKTTRITTLQGEELVVSNAELTSARIKNFKRMKKRRVSFAFGVTYATPTEKLKKIPKIVAKIIASENLTELERVHFKAFGDFSLNFEVVYFVKSREYNDYMDIQQSINLALMDAFEKEKIEMAFPTQTIFLAK comes from the coding sequence ATGAATGCACTCACATCTTTGCAGTCTTGGATTGGATCTCTAGAGCCGTACATCAAGATCTTGAATAAGTTCTTAATTTTCAAAATTCCTGCGCTGCAGTGGATCCTCGCCCTTGGTGCCTTCGCGGTTTTGCTGCTGCTTTTTCGCTTTTTCCGCCGACACATCGTCAACAATCTGAAGAAGCTCGGCAAAAAAACTCAAAGCAATCTGTATATCACTCTGGTCGAATTTTTGGACAGCATTCCGACGCATTTTTACCAGGTCGTGGCGGCGTTCGTCGCATTTTATCCGCTCGTCATCAAGCTGGAGAATCAAAGCGTTGGTCGTATTTTTAGAACGATTTTTCTGATTATCGTAATGTACCGCGGTCTACTTTTTTTACAAAAATTTCTCGGCTACATGATCGAGAAGACACTGATGAAAAATGAGGAAAACGAAACGGCGCTGCATGGCATTAAAATTATTTTGAACATCGCACTCTGGTCGATCGGCGTATTAGTTATTTTGCAAAATCTCGGCTTCGAAGTCTCGACGCTGGTCGCGAGCTTGGGAGTCGGGGGCATCGCCGTCGCCTTCGCGCTGCAAAATGTCTTGGGCGATCTTTTTTCGAGCTTCGCGATTTATTTCGACAAACCCTTTCAAATCGGCGACCACATCGTCCTCGGGACAGACAGCGGCACAGTAAAAAAAATCGGACTGAAAACCACGCGTATCACGACCTTGCAGGGCGAGGAGCTGGTAGTCTCGAATGCCGAACTCACCTCAGCGCGCATCAAAAATTTCAAACGCATGAAGAAGCGACGCGTGAGCTTCGCCTTCGGCGTGACCTATGCGACACCGACTGAGAAGCTGAAAAAGATTCCCAAAATCGTCGCTAAAATTATCGCGAGTGAAAATTTGACCGAGCTCGAGCGTGTGCATTTCAAAGCATTCGGCGATTTCAGCTTGAATTTCGAAGTCGTTTACTTCGTGAAAAGCCGCGAATACAACGACTACATGGACATCCAACAATCCATCAATCTCGCTTTGATGGACGCTTTTGAAAAGGAAAAAATCGAGATGGCTTTCCCAACTCAGACGATTTTCTTGGCGAAGTAG
- a CDS encoding lytic transglycosylase domain-containing protein, whose product MKFHQTLLARRSYFSFIFWGVILLAIFLFFKIVLGGGEKILLSRTNLLKVDWPTDLEFCGEKVPLDDFYVRESWEKEFLVTLASDYQNILYLKRAPKYFPTIESELKQRGLPDDLKYLAVAESALREDVTSSAGAVGLWQFVPATAEKYGLRVDDAIDERNNFEKSTPAALDYLEFLHEKFSSWTLAAAAYNSGENGLARRIDEQLVDDYYDLYLNDETSRYLFRILAVKEIMRDPEKYGYELDDGDYFAWPKFAVQTVVGPVADLAQFASENATTLRAIKELNPWIVGNSLPSGSFDVKIAR is encoded by the coding sequence TTGAAGTTTCATCAGACCTTGCTTGCCCGCCGTTCCTATTTTTCGTTCATTTTTTGGGGTGTGATTTTGCTGGCAATCTTTTTGTTTTTCAAAATCGTGCTGGGCGGTGGTGAAAAAATTCTGCTCTCGCGCACCAACCTGCTGAAAGTGGACTGGCCGACCGATTTGGAATTTTGCGGCGAGAAGGTACCGCTCGATGATTTCTATGTCCGGGAATCTTGGGAAAAAGAATTTCTCGTCACGCTCGCGAGTGATTACCAAAATATTTTGTATCTCAAACGCGCGCCAAAATATTTTCCAACCATTGAGAGCGAGCTCAAGCAACGCGGCTTGCCGGACGATTTGAAATATCTGGCGGTCGCAGAATCGGCCTTGCGTGAGGATGTCACGAGCTCGGCGGGTGCGGTCGGACTGTGGCAATTCGTTCCCGCGACGGCGGAGAAATACGGCTTGCGTGTGGACGACGCGATTGACGAGCGCAATAATTTCGAAAAATCGACTCCGGCAGCGCTCGATTATTTGGAGTTTTTACACGAGAAATTCAGCTCGTGGACGCTCGCGGCGGCGGCTTACAATTCCGGCGAGAACGGTCTGGCGCGGCGGATCGACGAGCAGCTCGTGGATGATTACTACGATTTGTATTTGAACGACGAAACCTCGCGTTATCTTTTCCGGATTCTCGCAGTCAAGGAAATCATGCGTGATCCCGAAAAATACGGTTACGAGCTGGATGATGGCGATTATTTCGCTTGGCCGAAATTCGCAGTCCAGACAGTCGTCGGTCCGGTCGCCGATCTCGCTCAGTTCGCGAGTGAAAATGCGACGACACTGCGCGCGATCAAAGAGCTCAATCCGTGGATTGTGGGTAATTCCTTACCGAGTGGTAGTTTCGATGTGAAGATTGCGCGCTGA